The Alternaria dauci strain A2016 chromosome 1, whole genome shotgun sequence genome window below encodes:
- a CDS encoding 60S ribosomal protein eL6, which translates to MADQKASKYYAAEEEAQMKKARKTAHPTKYRESLTPGTVLILLSGRFRGKRVVLLRQLEQGVLLITGPFKSNGVPLRRVNHRYVIATSTVVDIAGLDEEVVARVSKDEYWAREKKDGKGEDDFFKDGETPTKKETDPQRIEDQKKVDKALMANIKRTPDLESYLGASFSLRSNEKPHEMVF; encoded by the exons ATGGCCGACCAGAAAGCATCCAAGTACTACGCCGCCGAGGAGGAGGCGCAGATGAAGAAG GCGCGCAAGACGGCACACCCCACCAAATACCGCGAGTCGCTCACCCCCGGAACcgtcctcatcctcctctCCGGTCGATTCCGCGGCAAGCGCGTCGTGCTCCTGCGCCAGCTCGAACAGGGCGTCCTCCTTATTACTGGCCCCTTCAAGTCCAACGGTGTGCCTCTCCGTCGCGTCAACCACCGCTACGTCATCGCTACTTCGACCGTTGTCGACATCGCTGGTCTGGACGAGGAGGTTGTCGCACGCGTAAGCAAAGACGAGTACTGGGCGCGCGAGAAGAAGGACGGCAAGGGCGAAGACGACTTCTTCAAGGACGGCGAGACACCCACCAAGAAGGAGACGGATCCCCAGCGGATAGAAGACCAGAAGAAGGTGGACAAGGCGCTCATGGCCAACATCAAGAGGACCCCTGACCTGGAGTCCTACCTCGGCGCTAGCTTCAGCCTGAGGAGCAACGAGAAGCCCCACGAGATGGTCTTTTAG